A genomic window from Oceanobacillus timonensis includes:
- the kynU gene encoding kynureninase, with product MKEKYTKAYADKLDAVDVLRDFRNEFYLNNECVYMDGNSLGLMSKRAEQSVYGLLASWKEHGIDGWTTGEQPWYYLSESLGDNMAGLVGAKNKEVVVTGSTTVNLHQLVSTFYQPEGKRTKILADTLNFPSDIYALKAQLALQGYDDTHLVQVPSEDGHILDEQTIINAMTEEVALIVLPSVLYRSGQILDMEKLTKAAHERGIKIGFDLCHSVGAIPHQLHDWNVDFAFWCTYKHLNAGPGSVAALYVNEKHFGISPGLAGWFSSDKEKQFDMEHTLMPAEDAGAFQIGTPHVLSAAPLIGALDLFQEAGIEKIREKSLQLTAYMMDLVEYELKEFGFVICNPKNEKQRGGHIYLEHPEAARICKALKWKNVIPDFRKPSGIRLAPVALYNSFADVYDCVQRLKNIMVEKWYEQFSNEREVVS from the coding sequence ATGAAAGAAAAATATACCAAAGCTTATGCTGACAAATTAGATGCTGTCGATGTATTGAGAGATTTTCGAAATGAATTTTACCTCAATAATGAATGCGTTTACATGGACGGGAATTCTTTAGGACTGATGAGCAAAAGAGCAGAACAGTCTGTTTATGGTTTACTAGCTTCATGGAAAGAACACGGTATTGACGGATGGACGACTGGAGAGCAGCCCTGGTATTACTTATCGGAATCACTTGGTGACAACATGGCTGGGCTTGTAGGTGCTAAGAATAAAGAAGTCGTCGTAACCGGATCGACAACAGTAAATTTACATCAACTGGTTTCTACATTTTATCAACCGGAAGGAAAGAGAACCAAAATACTGGCAGACACGCTTAATTTTCCAAGCGATATTTACGCTTTAAAGGCACAGTTGGCATTACAAGGGTATGATGACACGCATCTTGTTCAAGTTCCGAGCGAGGATGGTCATATACTTGATGAACAAACAATTATCAACGCAATGACAGAGGAAGTTGCGCTAATCGTATTACCAAGCGTTCTGTATCGGAGCGGCCAAATATTAGATATGGAAAAGTTAACAAAGGCAGCGCATGAACGCGGTATAAAAATCGGTTTTGATTTATGTCATTCGGTTGGAGCTATCCCACATCAGTTACATGATTGGAATGTTGATTTTGCGTTTTGGTGCACGTATAAGCATTTAAACGCCGGTCCCGGAAGTGTAGCGGCACTTTATGTGAATGAAAAACATTTTGGTATTTCGCCAGGACTAGCAGGGTGGTTCAGCTCGGATAAAGAAAAGCAGTTTGACATGGAACATACCTTGATGCCTGCAGAGGATGCGGGAGCTTTTCAAATTGGGACACCACATGTGTTAAGTGCTGCTCCGTTAATTGGTGCGCTGGATTTATTTCAGGAAGCAGGGATAGAAAAGATACGTGAAAAATCCTTACAGCTGACTGCTTATATGATGGACTTAGTGGAATATGAGTTAAAGGAGTTCGGTTTTGTTATTTGTAATCCAAAAAATGAAAAACAGCGTGGGGGACATATTTACCTGGAGCATCCGGAAGCAGCACGGATTTGTAAAGCGTTAAAATGGAAGAATGTCATCCCTGATTTCAGAAAACCATCCGGCATTCGTCTTGCTCCGGTTGCTTTATATAATTCTTTTGCGGATGTTTATGACTGTGTACAAAGACTGAAAAATATAATGGTAGAGAAATGGTATGAGCAATTTTCTAATGAAAGAGAGGTTGTTTCCTAA
- the kynB gene encoding arylformamidase: MSKWIDISQPLNNKLAHWPEDEPFHYETPVTKETSGSVNIGKITTSAHIGTHVDAPFHFLNDGKRILDLDIERYVGACKVIDLSDFDEINAEALKTKGIKHAERLLIKTALPNKPDRFPKEVAAITADGAAYMETLGVKLAGVDTPSVDRISSKDLSGHHALYKHDIYILENVMLDQVEEGDYELIALPLALEEGDGSPVRAVIKPIEER, encoded by the coding sequence ATGTCCAAATGGATTGATATTTCCCAACCGTTGAATAATAAACTGGCGCACTGGCCGGAAGATGAGCCATTTCACTATGAAACTCCCGTCACCAAAGAAACGTCAGGATCTGTGAATATCGGTAAAATCACAACAAGCGCCCATATCGGGACGCATGTGGATGCACCGTTTCACTTTTTAAATGATGGCAAGCGGATACTGGATTTGGATATAGAACGCTATGTTGGTGCTTGTAAGGTTATTGATCTTAGTGATTTTGATGAAATTAATGCCGAAGCATTGAAAACAAAGGGGATTAAACACGCAGAACGTTTATTGATCAAAACGGCACTTCCGAACAAGCCCGACCGATTTCCGAAAGAGGTTGCCGCAATTACAGCGGATGGTGCTGCTTATATGGAAACACTCGGCGTTAAACTGGCGGGAGTGGACACCCCCTCTGTGGACAGAATTTCAAGTAAAGACTTGAGCGGACATCATGCATTATACAAACACGATATTTATATTCTGGAAAATGTGATGCTGGACCAAGTAGAAGAAGGTGATTATGAACTGATTGCATTGCCACTGGCGCTGGAAGAAGGTGATGGAAGCCCAGTTCGTGCTGTTATCAAACCAATAGAGGAGCGGTAA
- the kynA gene encoding tryptophan 2,3-dioxygenase translates to MKSVNRHQAFENEKSIQTDFKEKMTYSDYLSLDTLLSSQHRLSSHHDEMLFIVVHHVSELWMKQILHEIYSAIEDIQEDNLRSSFKKLARVTQIQEQLKSVWDVLSTLTPSEYIEFRDKLGNASGFQSYQNRLIEFALGYKTEYVLKIYEKDMELHQILQEAHDAPSLYDVSIQALARAGFLIDKEVLNRDVSITHKTNESVKKAWMLIYKNVDQYWELYELAEKLVDIEGLFQQWRFRHMKTVERIIGFKKGTGGSGGVSYLKKVMEQYFFPELWELRTEL, encoded by the coding sequence ATGAAATCAGTTAATCGGCACCAAGCTTTTGAAAATGAAAAGAGTATCCAAACTGATTTTAAAGAGAAAATGACGTATAGCGATTATTTAAGCCTGGACACGTTATTATCGAGCCAGCACCGTTTAAGCAGTCATCATGATGAAATGTTATTTATTGTTGTCCATCATGTCAGTGAGCTATGGATGAAGCAGATCTTGCATGAGATTTACTCTGCTATTGAGGATATACAGGAAGACAATCTAAGGTCCTCCTTTAAAAAACTTGCCCGGGTAACTCAAATACAAGAGCAGTTGAAAAGTGTATGGGACGTCTTGTCTACATTGACACCAAGCGAGTATATTGAGTTTAGAGATAAATTGGGAAATGCTTCCGGATTTCAATCTTATCAGAATAGATTAATCGAATTTGCCTTGGGATATAAAACAGAATATGTTCTCAAAATATATGAAAAAGATATGGAGCTTCATCAAATTTTACAAGAAGCGCACGATGCACCAAGCCTTTACGATGTTTCAATCCAAGCACTTGCCAGAGCCGGTTTTCTCATCGATAAAGAAGTCCTGAACAGAGATGTTAGTATAACGCATAAAACGAATGAAAGTGTAAAAAAAGCTTGGATGCTGATCTATAAAAATGTAGATCAGTATTGGGAGTTGTATGAACTTGCTGAAAAGCTGGTGGATATTGAGGGTTTATTTCAGCAGTGGCGTTTCAGACATATGAAAACGGTGGAGCGGATTATTGGTTTTAAAAAAGGAACAGGAGGTTCTGGCGGCGTAAGCTACCTGAAGAAAGTAATGGAACAATATTTTTTTCCGGAATTGTGGGAGCTGAGAACAGAGCTTTAA
- a CDS encoding NAD(P)/FAD-dependent oxidoreductase, with protein sequence MFKNKEEIYDITIIGGGPAGLFTAFYAGLREMKTKIIEADNKLGGKVHVYPQKMVWDVGGVPPITGRELIDQSIKQGLAFDPAVVLGQIVTDIEKIEDGTFMLTTSTEEIHYSKTIVIATGMGGVISPFKLEVPRAAEFESKNLYYKVLDVNEFRGKSLLISGGGPSSIDWGNDLSPIAKEITLIYRGEDLKGLESTKTKLINNGVNILFNTEIDKLTGEDEVSEVVLYNNKTDEKFTMSIDALLVNHGYNKDNYLFNNEENKTGLELGDYLQIKSDAFGNTNLPGIYGAGDCVYYEGKLKLIAGAYQDAANAVNSAKLYMEPDAHKTAVVSSHNDILDEKNKVYLYG encoded by the coding sequence TTGTTTAAAAATAAAGAAGAAATATATGACATTACCATTATTGGAGGAGGGCCAGCAGGGTTGTTCACTGCCTTTTATGCCGGTTTGCGGGAAATGAAAACAAAAATCATTGAAGCTGATAATAAGCTTGGCGGCAAAGTGCATGTGTACCCGCAAAAAATGGTCTGGGATGTGGGAGGAGTTCCTCCAATAACAGGAAGAGAGCTAATCGATCAATCGATTAAACAAGGGCTGGCATTTGATCCGGCTGTTGTATTGGGGCAGATTGTAACGGACATAGAAAAAATAGAAGACGGTACCTTTATGCTGACAACCAGTACAGAGGAAATACATTATTCAAAAACAATCGTTATTGCTACCGGGATGGGCGGTGTGATCAGTCCATTTAAATTGGAAGTGCCGCGGGCGGCTGAATTTGAAAGCAAGAATCTTTATTATAAAGTTCTTGATGTTAATGAATTTCGAGGAAAGTCGCTGCTTATCTCAGGAGGAGGCCCATCCTCGATAGATTGGGGCAATGATTTATCCCCAATAGCCAAGGAGATCACGTTGATTTACCGGGGAGAAGATTTAAAGGGGTTAGAATCAACCAAAACAAAGCTCATAAATAATGGAGTGAATATCCTGTTTAATACAGAAATTGACAAGCTGACAGGTGAAGACGAGGTTTCAGAGGTGGTCCTGTACAACAACAAAACAGATGAAAAATTTACGATGTCAATTGATGCATTGCTGGTAAATCACGGGTACAACAAGGACAATTATCTTTTTAATAACGAAGAAAATAAAACAGGGTTGGAATTAGGGGATTATTTACAGATAAAAAGCGATGCGTTTGGTAATACCAACCTGCCTGGAATTTACGGGGCCGGGGATTGTGTCTATTATGAAGGGAAATTAAAATTGATTGCCGGAGCTTATCAGGATGCTGCTAATGCAGTAAACAGTGCCAAATTATATATGGAACCAGATGCACATAAAACGGCTGTCGTTTCATCCCATAATGATATTTTGGATGAAAAAAATAAAGTATATTTATACGGATGA
- a CDS encoding IS110 family transposase, with product MTSPLFVGIDVSSKHNVVCCLTRDEVKRPLSRFTITNNRPGIQELKDRISKLVKKHGFEQVLFGLEHTGSYSTHTAIYLQQHLDFGVSDKLVYALNPSLIKEFKKANFLDAPKNDRVDAWYIAAKLRAGNLPHPYTWSEPQMALQRLTRARYHLMQDLTRESNFLLTNLYLKFSDYTIAGPFKQNTLGVTSMAVMEEFTSVEELVDISLDELITFLVHHGKNRFDDPEAVARSLKKAARSSYRLSDSMADSVNLAMASSIRVIRAIQQELKVLKKAIMDHLETIPQTLDTVPGIGPIFASGILAEVDIHQFQKQQQLAKFGGIAWNQSQSGDFTANRTRLIQSGNRYLKYYLFEAANSVRVHDPVFAQYYAKKREEPKEFANKRALALTARKLVRLIFYLLKNNQIYHPEGGMPQNHK from the coding sequence GGCCTCTGAGCCGATTTACCATTACCAACAATCGTCCCGGCATTCAAGAATTGAAAGACCGTATTTCCAAACTCGTCAAAAAACATGGGTTTGAACAGGTTTTATTCGGTCTGGAACACACCGGAAGCTATTCGACGCACACGGCTATCTATTTGCAGCAGCACCTGGACTTTGGCGTATCAGATAAATTGGTTTACGCATTGAATCCTAGCCTTATCAAAGAATTCAAAAAAGCGAATTTTCTCGATGCTCCCAAAAACGACCGGGTGGATGCCTGGTATATTGCCGCAAAACTTCGTGCAGGTAATTTACCGCATCCTTATACGTGGAGCGAGCCACAAATGGCTCTACAGCGACTGACACGTGCACGATATCATTTGATGCAGGATTTAACACGGGAGAGCAACTTTCTCCTGACAAACCTGTATTTAAAGTTCAGCGACTATACCATCGCTGGACCGTTTAAACAAAACACGCTCGGCGTAACGTCCATGGCCGTCATGGAAGAGTTTACTTCCGTTGAAGAACTCGTTGATATCTCATTGGACGAGCTCATTACCTTTTTGGTGCACCATGGAAAAAATCGATTCGATGATCCCGAAGCCGTTGCCCGTTCCTTAAAAAAGGCAGCACGGTCTTCTTATCGGCTATCTGACTCCATGGCAGATTCGGTCAACTTAGCGATGGCATCCAGTATCCGGGTTATTCGCGCTATTCAGCAGGAATTAAAGGTCTTGAAAAAAGCCATTATGGATCATTTAGAAACCATCCCACAAACGCTGGATACAGTCCCGGGAATTGGTCCGATTTTCGCTTCTGGTATCCTGGCCGAAGTAGACATTCATCAATTCCAAAAACAGCAGCAGCTGGCTAAATTCGGCGGAATTGCCTGGAACCAGTCGCAATCCGGTGATTTTACTGCCAATCGAACCCGGCTGATTCAATCGGGGAACCGCTATCTCAAGTACTACCTCTTTGAGGCCGCAAACAGTGTTCGGGTGCATGACCCTGTTTTTGCCCAGTACTATGCGAAAAAGCGGGAAGAACCAAAAGAATTTGCCAACAAACGTGCCCTTGCGCTTACAGCTCGAAAACTTGTGCGGTTGATCTTTTATCTGCTGAAGAACAACCAAATTTATCATCCAGAAGGAGGGATGCCACAAAATCATAAATAG